Proteins from a single region of Synechococcus sp. WH 8109:
- a CDS encoding CO2 hydration protein has protein sequence MTPTSASPVKPPVLPDQEELIRRLLSDTPLLKDTPDHLLQVVNVLESYGLVLDAYSKNLVDQGEQQMLNPFPVFRFFHEGFSLKRLWTHLMGDRINFEYAEYCQKAMFWHGTGGLDAYLDTPEFAEACQRIIKCKSARDPLLALNNRLYPDFAPEAIRSLTTIYCLGLFWRVMSDIFVDLARRYAIKEVTCVNDVVHHIRDGLVAAAGSPIEYKVTIGGEEIWVLPPEAGLTFLVDVAVPYVEAVFFRGMPFLGTVSYNAQARQISPDISDFKYGALYADPIPSMGAGIPPSLCMQDMYRHLPEELSLWYDDNGRGQTDVHVQICVSFQKSMFCVTNAAIAGTMPHPLDTDDPEQQAANRAYAEAWSGRLMGCQRVALL, from the coding sequence TTGATCCGTCGTTTGCTCAGCGATACGCCGCTGCTCAAGGACACCCCCGACCATCTGCTGCAGGTGGTGAATGTCCTCGAGAGCTATGGGCTTGTACTCGATGCTTACAGCAAGAATCTGGTGGATCAGGGCGAGCAGCAGATGCTCAATCCCTTCCCGGTGTTCCGCTTTTTCCATGAGGGCTTCAGCCTCAAGCGCCTCTGGACCCATCTGATGGGGGATCGCATCAATTTCGAGTACGCCGAGTACTGCCAGAAGGCGATGTTCTGGCATGGCACCGGCGGGTTGGATGCCTACCTCGACACGCCCGAATTCGCAGAGGCCTGCCAGCGGATCATCAAGTGCAAGTCGGCGCGCGACCCTCTGCTGGCCCTCAACAACCGCCTCTATCCAGACTTCGCCCCCGAGGCCATCCGTTCGCTCACCACCATCTACTGCCTCGGTCTGTTCTGGCGGGTGATGAGTGACATCTTTGTCGATCTAGCCCGTCGCTACGCGATCAAGGAAGTCACCTGTGTTAACGATGTGGTGCATCACATCCGAGATGGCTTGGTGGCGGCGGCTGGAAGCCCGATTGAATACAAGGTGACGATCGGTGGTGAAGAGATCTGGGTCCTCCCCCCCGAGGCGGGTCTCACGTTCCTCGTGGATGTAGCGGTGCCCTACGTGGAGGCCGTTTTCTTCCGCGGCATGCCTTTCCTTGGAACGGTGTCCTACAACGCCCAGGCCCGGCAGATTTCGCCGGACATCAGTGATTTCAAGTACGGCGCCCTTTACGCCGACCCGATTCCGAGCATGGGTGCGGGCATTCCCCCCAGCCTCTGCATGCAGGACATGTACCGCCACCTGCCCGAGGAACTGAGCCTCTGGTACGACGACAACGGTCGTGGCCAAACTGACGTGCACGTGCAGATCTGCGTCAGCTTCCAGAAGTCGATGTTCTGCGTCACCAATGCCGCCATCGCCGGCACGATGCCGCATCCGCTGGACACCGATGACCCTGAGCAGCAGGCCGCCAATCGGGCCTACGCCGAGGCTTGGTCTGGGCGCTTGATGGGCTGCCAGCGGGTGGCGCTCCTCTAG